A DNA window from Jaculus jaculus isolate mJacJac1 chromosome 1, mJacJac1.mat.Y.cur, whole genome shotgun sequence contains the following coding sequences:
- the LOC123457675 gene encoding olfactory receptor 4C15-like: MQNQSCVTEFIFLSLSQNPNVQKLLFLSSLFVYIATISGNMLISVTILCSPALLGSPMYFFLAFLSLLDACFSSAITPKMIMDLLHDRKTISFEGCMMQLFAEHFFGGTEMIVLTVMAYDRYVAICKPLHYSSIMNWGLCGSLMGVAWAGGFLHSIIQIIFTLQLPFCGPNVIDHFMCDLFPLLELACTDTHIFGLLVVANSGLISIIVFFLLLVSYCYILFSLRTHSSEGRRKALSTCGSHIAVVVLFFVPCIFIYARPPISFSFDKMVAIFYTLITPFLNPIIYTFRNKEVKNAMKKLWKRLVVVSDENYE; the protein is encoded by the coding sequence ATGCAAAACCAGAGCTGTGTCACTGAATTCATCTTCCTGAGCCTATCACAGAATCCAAATGTCCAAAAACTATTATTTCTTTCATCTTTGTTTGTCTACATTGCAACTATTAGTGGCAACATGCTAATTTCAGTGACCATCTTGTGTAGCCCTGCACTTCTGGGCTCTCCTATGTACTTCTTTTTGGCATTCCTGTCCTTGCTGGATGCAtgtttttcctctgccatcactcCAAAGATGATCATGGACTTGTTGCATGACAGGAAGACCATCTCCTTTGAAGGATGCATGATGCAGCTCTTTGCTGAACACTTCTTTGGTGGGACAGAGATGATTGTCCTCACGGTCATGGCCTACGACCGTTATGTGGCCATTTGCAAGCCCCTGCACTACTCTTCCATCATGAACTGGGGGCTCTGTGGCTCGCTGATGGGGGTCGCCTGGGCAGGGggcttcctgcactccatcataCAAATCATCTTCACTTTGCAGCTGCCCTTCTGTGGGCCCAATGTCATTGATCACTTCATGTGTGACTTGTTCCCATTGCTGGAGCTTGCCTGCACCGACACTCACATCTTTGGCCTTTTGGTAGTTGCCAACAGTGGTCTGATCAGCATCATAGTTTTCTTCCTGTTGCTTGTCTCCTACTGCTACATCTTATTCTCTCTGAGAACTCACAGCTCTGAAGGGCGGAGAAAGGCTCTGTCCACCTGTGGGTCCCACATCGCTGTTGTGGTTTTGTTCTTTGTTccatgcatatttatatatgcacGACCTCCAATATCCTTCTCCTTTGACAAAATGGTAGCCATATTTTACACATTAATAACCCCATTTCTTAACCCTATAATTTATACTTTTAGGAATAAAGAAGTGAAAAATGCCATGAAGAAACTGTGGAAGA